A region from the Silene latifolia isolate original U9 population chromosome 7, ASM4854445v1, whole genome shotgun sequence genome encodes:
- the LOC141591910 gene encoding uncharacterized protein LOC141591910 has product MASTYMNSFYLLGDDESVDVSELYASMKKKAVLEVPSSPPKSRKEYTVFGEEPERLVYDDEPNCEPSGSNGKGNLAKNGTTKKTYVQQGQSYGGGRRGRGNYHRVQHSNGGVNGDSKFGDGERPRRNGNWNDGGNRRGRGNGGYRGQGRGGIEYRRIDNGDVAGGGHSNANSEGNSGATLESSNGKEAGVKETVEEVNCNVPEPEETPEQKKEREIAELKKKEWEEKRRKREQEEAEEAKKMTLDQYEKLVLEKKQKLNLQKEEARRVVAADKDLENMKLVGKKQDIDDILIVGKAKAKAKAVVDKPKKIEEKLKKSDSLDKQGHKPVAVSVAKLFERASFGGLHRDGRGQGGGNQSGFGRKFPYRGGSVGNNGAGKFPTEQDVKFPTEQDFPVLSSVAHKLETVPSAALGNAPAPSGTNSSTSESIDRSAASSSRSGSVAQKPETVPSAPLANKPTPSGSNLSASGSTDKSAASSSRSGSRANHARTGHRAPTRGATTRSASARSDTVKAEH; this is encoded by the exons ATGGCGTCTACGTATATGAATTCGTTTTATTTGCTTGGAGACGACGAAAGCGTCGACGTCTCGGAATTGTACGCTTCCATGAAGAAGAAGGCTGTTCTTGAAGTGCCCTCTTCTCCTCCAAAGTCCAGAAAAGAATACACTGTTTTCG GTGAAGAACCCGAGAGGTTAGTTTATGATGATGAGCCTAATTGCGAACCAAGTGGTTCTAATGGAAAAGGGAATTTAGCGAAAAATGGCACAACTAAGAAAACATATGTCCAACAAGGCCAGAGCTATGGTGGTGGGAGAAGAGGCCGGGGAAATTATCATAGAGTTCAACATTCCAATGGAGGAGTAAATGGAGACAGCAAATTTGGAGATGGAGAGAGGCCAAGAAGAAACGGGAATTGGAATGATGGTGGCAATAGGAGGGGAAGGGGTAATGGTGGCTATCGTGGACAAGGAAGGGGTGGCATTGAGTACCGAAGGATTGATAATGGAGATGTTGCTGGTGGCGGTCATTCTAATGCCAATTCTGAAGG TAATTCTGGGGCCACACTTGAATCCTCAAATGGCAAAGAAGCTGGCGTAAAGGAAACAGTTGAGGAGGTCAATTGCAATGTTCCAGAACCAGAGGAAACACCCGAGcagaaaaaagagagagagattgCTGAGCTAAAAAAGAAAGAGTGGGAAGAAAAGCGAAGAAAGCGGGAGCAGGAGGAAGCTGAG gAAGCTAAAAAGATGACTCTAGATCAATATGAGAAACTCGTCTTGGAGAAGAAGCAGAAATTGAACCTCCAAAAGGAAGAAGCAAGGAGAGTTGTGGCCGCTGACAAGGATCTAGAGAACATGAAACTTGTTGGAAAAAAGCAAGATATTGATGACATACTG ATAGTTGGGAAAGCGAAGGCAAAGGCGAAAGCTGTTGTTGACAAGCCA AAGAAAATCGAGGAGAAGCTGAAGAAGAGTGATAGCTTGGATAAGCAGGGCCATAAGCCAGTG GCTGTGAGCGTGGCTAAACTATTCGAACGAGCTTCCTTTGGTGGGTTGCACAGAGATGGAAGAGGACAAGGTGGTGGCAACCAGAGTGGGTTTGGCCGCAAGTTCCCTTACAGGGGTGGTTCGGTGGGCAATAATGGCGCCGGTAAATTCCCAACAGAACAAGACGTTAAATTCCCAACAGAACAAGACTTTCCTGTTCTTAGTTCAGTTGCACATAAGCTAGAAACAGTTCCCTCTGCAGCACTGGGTAACGCACCCGCACCATCTGGAACTAACAGCTCTACCTCTGAGTCTATTGACCGGTCTGCAGCTTCAAGCAGCCGATCTGGATCAGTTGCACAAAAGCCAGAAACAGTGCCCTCTGCACCACTGGCTAACAAACCCACACCATCTGGATCTAACCTCTCTGCCTCTGGGTCTACTGACAAGTCTGCAGCGTCTAGCAGCCGGTCTGGCTCACGTGCTAATCATGCTAGGACAGGCCACCGTGCTCCAACTCGTGGTGCTACCACTCGATCTGCGTCTGCGCGTAGTGATACTGTAAAGGCAGAACATTAA